A genomic segment from [Flavobacterium] thermophilum encodes:
- the ykoT gene encoding Uncharacterized glycosyltransferase ykoT produces the protein MSEPVVAIVVPCYNEEEVLPETIRRLQALRGELVEEKMISPKSALLFVDDGSHDDTWKIIYKASLRHPEVKGLKLARNAGHQNALLAGLFAAKTHADCLISIDADLQDDLSAIREFVQKFREGYDIVYGVRRRRDTDTWFKRHTAQGFYRLMKMFGVDLVYNHADYRLMSRRAVEALEQFGEVNLFLRGIVPLLGFRSAAVYYDRKERLAGKTKYPLKKMIAFALDGVTSFSVTPIRFISLIGFLSFVVSLIFGAYFLFLKWAGHTETGWTSLITSIWLLGGLQLIALGLIGEYVGKIYKETKRRPRYIVDLDLWNWPLPQRLSRSASSEEAEAAKRLRP, from the coding sequence ATGTCCGAACCGGTAGTAGCCATCGTCGTGCCGTGTTACAACGAAGAAGAGGTGCTCCCAGAGACGATCCGCCGCTTGCAGGCGCTGCGCGGCGAACTTGTTGAGGAAAAAATGATTTCGCCCAAAAGTGCGCTCTTGTTCGTGGATGACGGAAGCCATGACGATACATGGAAAATCATTTACAAGGCGAGCTTGCGTCATCCGGAAGTGAAAGGGCTGAAACTAGCGCGCAACGCTGGGCATCAAAACGCGTTGCTGGCCGGTCTGTTTGCGGCAAAAACACACGCCGACTGCTTGATTTCGATCGATGCCGATTTGCAAGATGATTTGTCGGCCATTCGCGAATTTGTGCAAAAGTTTCGCGAAGGGTATGACATCGTTTACGGCGTGCGCCGGCGTCGCGATACGGATACGTGGTTTAAACGCCATACCGCCCAAGGATTTTATCGGTTAATGAAGATGTTTGGCGTTGATCTCGTGTATAACCATGCCGACTACCGTCTGATGAGCCGGCGCGCGGTCGAGGCGCTCGAACAGTTCGGGGAAGTGAACTTGTTTTTGCGCGGCATCGTTCCGCTTCTAGGTTTTCGCTCGGCGGCCGTCTATTACGACCGGAAAGAACGGCTGGCCGGAAAAACAAAATACCCGTTAAAAAAAATGATCGCTTTTGCGCTCGACGGGGTCACATCGTTTAGCGTCACCCCGATTCGCTTTATTTCGCTCATCGGCTTTCTCTCGTTTGTCGTCAGCCTCATCTTCGGCGCCTATTTTCTCTTTTTAAAGTGGGCTGGGCATACCGAGACGGGATGGACGTCGCTCATTACCTCGATTTGGCTGCTAGGGGGGCTGCAGCTCATCGCCCTTGGGCTGATCGGGGAATACGTTGGAAAAATTTATAAGGAAACGAAACGGCGGCCGCGCTACATCGTCGATTTGGATTTATGGAACTGGCCACTGCCGCAGCGGCTGTCACGATCGGCTTCGTCCGAGGAGGCGGAAGCGGCGAAGCGGCTGCGGCCATAA
- the thiM gene encoding Hydroxyethylthiazole kinase, with protein MADWREWAELRERVREANPLVHNMTNVVVTNFTANGLLALGASPVMAYAKEEVAEMAKLAGALVLNIGTLNAEEVEAMLIAGRAANEAGVPVVFDPVGAGATRYRTETARRIAEQVKLAAVRGNAAEIANMIGETWAIKGVDAGEGSGDAAALAKRAAAKLGTVVIITGKDDVVTDGNTTYLVHNGHPLLTKVTGTGCLLTSVIGAFAAVERDMVKAAVAALAYYGVAAERAAAEAGERSPGRFQSLFLDALAHTSADDVKRDGQVEQR; from the coding sequence ATGGCCGATTGGCGTGAATGGGCGGAACTGCGCGAGCGGGTGAGAGAGGCCAATCCGCTCGTCCACAATATGACGAATGTCGTCGTGACGAATTTTACGGCGAACGGATTGCTGGCGCTTGGCGCTTCGCCGGTGATGGCGTATGCGAAAGAGGAAGTGGCAGAGATGGCGAAGCTTGCCGGCGCGCTCGTATTGAACATCGGGACGCTGAACGCTGAGGAAGTAGAGGCGATGTTGATCGCCGGCCGGGCGGCGAACGAAGCCGGTGTGCCGGTGGTGTTCGACCCGGTCGGAGCCGGGGCCACGCGCTATCGAACGGAGACGGCGCGCCGCATCGCCGAACAGGTGAAGCTTGCAGCGGTCCGCGGCAATGCGGCGGAAATCGCCAATATGATCGGCGAGACGTGGGCGATTAAAGGCGTCGACGCCGGGGAAGGAAGCGGCGATGCCGCGGCTTTGGCGAAGCGGGCGGCGGCCAAGCTTGGCACCGTTGTGATCATCACCGGAAAGGACGATGTCGTCACGGACGGAAATACGACGTATTTGGTTCACAACGGCCACCCGCTGTTGACGAAAGTGACCGGGACGGGCTGTTTGTTGACGTCGGTGATTGGGGCGTTTGCCGCTGTTGAGCGTGATATGGTGAAGGCAGCGGTGGCGGCGCTCGCCTATTATGGCGTCGCGGCGGAGCGGGCGGCTGCAGAAGCTGGGGAGCGCAGTCCGGGCCGTTTTCAGTCGTTGTTTCTAGACGCGTTGGCGCACACAAGCGCCGATGATGTGAAGCGTGACGGACAGGTCGAACAACGGTAA
- the thiD gene encoding Hydroxymethylpyrimidine/phosphomethylpyrimidine kinase, whose protein sequence is MVFKALTIAGSDSGGGAGIQADLKTFQELGVFGMSAITAVTAQNTLGVQGVFPLSAEAVAAQIESVAADLGADAVKTGMLFSADIIRTVAEQVKKHGWERLVVDPVMIAKGGAPLLQEEAVAALKEELLPLALVITPNIPEAEALTGTAIRTMDDRREAARRLHRMGARYVVIKGGHDDDGEETVDLLYNGDGFSYFKSKRIDTRHTHGTGCTFAAAIAAELAKGRHPADAVATAKAFVQSAIAHPLGIGQGHGPTNHWAYRQYGE, encoded by the coding sequence ATGGTATTCAAAGCGTTGACGATTGCTGGTTCGGACAGCGGCGGCGGCGCCGGCATTCAAGCGGATCTCAAAACGTTTCAAGAGCTTGGTGTGTTTGGCATGTCAGCGATCACAGCGGTGACGGCGCAAAATACGCTTGGCGTGCAAGGCGTCTTTCCGCTGTCGGCGGAGGCGGTCGCCGCCCAGATCGAATCGGTGGCCGCTGATTTAGGCGCCGATGCGGTGAAAACCGGCATGCTTTTTAGCGCCGATATCATCCGCACGGTGGCTGAACAGGTGAAAAAACACGGCTGGGAGCGGCTTGTCGTCGATCCGGTGATGATCGCGAAAGGCGGCGCCCCGTTGCTGCAAGAAGAGGCGGTGGCGGCGCTGAAAGAAGAACTGTTGCCGCTGGCGCTTGTCATTACGCCGAACATTCCGGAAGCGGAAGCGCTGACCGGCACGGCCATCCGCACGATGGATGACCGCCGCGAAGCGGCGCGCCGTCTGCACCGGATGGGCGCCCGCTACGTCGTGATTAAAGGCGGCCATGATGACGACGGCGAGGAAACGGTCGATTTGCTGTATAATGGAGACGGATTTTCGTATTTTAAAAGCAAGCGGATCGACACGCGCCATACGCACGGGACCGGTTGTACGTTCGCGGCGGCGATTGCAGCTGAACTGGCGAAAGGGCGCCACCCCGCTGATGCTGTGGCAACGGCGAAGGCGTTTGTACAATCGGCGATTGCCCATCCGCTCGGCATCGGCCAAGGCCACGGGCCGACGAACCATTGGGCGTATCGGCAATATGGGGAGTGA
- the thiE gene encoding Thiamine-phosphate synthase has translation MARITSEEMKERLAVYFIMGTPNSEKPAEQVLEEALDGGVTLFQFREKGPGAFKGEDKAALAQRLQRLCRTYGVPFIVNDDVELAMAIDADGVHVGQDDEDARRVREKIGDKILGVSAHNVEEAMAAMAAGADYIGVGPIYPTRSKDDANEAQGPDILRRLREAGITIPIVAIGGITADNAREVMEAGADGVSVISAIASSPSPKAAASRLLEAVRAARVKR, from the coding sequence GTGGCGCGCATCACAAGCGAAGAAATGAAAGAGCGGTTGGCGGTGTACTTTATTATGGGAACCCCAAACAGTGAGAAGCCGGCGGAGCAGGTGCTCGAGGAAGCGCTTGACGGCGGCGTGACGCTGTTTCAATTTCGCGAAAAAGGACCGGGCGCTTTCAAAGGAGAAGACAAAGCGGCGCTCGCCCAAAGATTGCAGCGTCTTTGCCGCACTTATGGCGTGCCGTTTATCGTCAACGATGACGTCGAGCTGGCTATGGCCATCGATGCCGACGGTGTCCACGTCGGCCAAGATGATGAAGACGCGCGGCGCGTGCGGGAGAAAATCGGTGATAAAATTTTAGGCGTTTCCGCCCACAACGTCGAAGAAGCGATGGCGGCGATGGCGGCAGGGGCTGATTACATCGGCGTCGGCCCGATTTATCCAACCCGCTCAAAGGATGATGCGAACGAAGCGCAAGGCCCCGATATTCTTCGCCGCCTCCGCGAAGCGGGGATTACGATTCCGATTGTCGCCATCGGCGGCATTACGGCTGACAATGCAAGAGAGGTGATGGAGGCCGGAGCGGACGGGGTGTCGGTCATCAGCGCCATCGCGTCATCTCCGTCGCCTAAAGCCGCCGCTTCTCGTTTATTGGAGGCGGTGCGGGCTGCCCGTGTGAAACGGTGA
- a CDS encoding Transposase DDE domain yields MKHDHISFKEYTMDNLSLPSNIADLIPRDNMAHVVHEMVERIPMETFLAYYKGGGASAYHPKMMTKILLYAYTQKMYHGREIARQLEVHLPLMWLSGFQKPDFRSINRFRSERMKDLIDDLFREMITLLVADGYVKMEDYFVDGTKIEANANRYTFVWRKSAEKYQEKLQANVDRLIAQIEAIVEEEKAEDIDPSPAFTSEEIRKKTEEWEKRLEAEPDNQPLKKAIKKMKEDYLPRSEKYEHQLHVCGDRNSYSKTDVDATFMRLKEDHMRNGQLKPAYNVQVGSSGQFILGYSLHQRPGDTRCLLPHLETVREKYGVEPERLIADAAYGSEENYVKLEEKHISALIKYHTYEKENTRKVKKNPHHQQNWTYVEEEDVWICANGKKLVRTGTSKQTTESGYTSVTRHYQCHECEGCPFRSACTTSKYGRTTQWNPVYHEQKQKARERLESEEGQARYRQRQTDIESVFGQIKQNRGFRRFVLRGLQKVSIEWGLVCAAHNLLKKAARDKQLSLVA; encoded by the coding sequence ATGAAACATGATCATATTTCCTTTAAAGAGTATACTATGGACAACCTCTCTTTGCCAAGCAACATCGCCGATCTCATTCCACGGGATAACATGGCCCACGTGGTTCATGAGATGGTTGAACGCATCCCGATGGAGACGTTTCTTGCTTACTACAAAGGAGGGGGCGCCTCCGCCTATCATCCGAAAATGATGACCAAAATTCTCCTTTACGCTTACACCCAAAAAATGTATCATGGCCGTGAGATTGCACGGCAGCTCGAAGTCCACCTTCCCCTCATGTGGCTAAGTGGATTTCAAAAGCCGGACTTCCGCTCCATCAATCGGTTTCGTTCGGAGCGGATGAAAGACCTGATTGACGACCTGTTCCGGGAAATGATCACGCTGCTCGTGGCCGACGGCTATGTCAAGATGGAAGATTATTTTGTGGATGGAACGAAAATTGAAGCGAATGCCAACCGGTACACCTTCGTTTGGCGCAAATCGGCTGAGAAGTACCAGGAGAAACTCCAAGCCAATGTCGATCGGCTGATTGCCCAGATCGAGGCGATCGTGGAAGAAGAAAAGGCGGAAGACATCGACCCTTCGCCGGCCTTTACGTCAGAAGAAATCCGAAAGAAAACCGAGGAGTGGGAAAAACGGTTGGAGGCCGAGCCGGACAACCAACCGTTGAAGAAGGCCATCAAGAAGATGAAGGAGGACTACTTGCCCCGCAGTGAAAAGTATGAACACCAACTCCATGTATGCGGGGATCGCAACAGCTATTCCAAGACCGATGTGGATGCCACCTTCATGCGGTTGAAGGAGGATCACATGCGAAACGGCCAGCTCAAGCCGGCCTATAACGTACAGGTGGGTTCTTCCGGCCAATTTATTTTGGGGTATTCCCTTCATCAGAGGCCGGGCGACACTCGTTGTCTTCTCCCGCATTTGGAGACCGTTCGAGAGAAGTACGGCGTGGAACCCGAACGTTTGATCGCTGACGCGGCTTATGGCTCGGAAGAGAACTACGTGAAGCTGGAAGAGAAGCACATATCGGCCTTGATCAAGTACCATACGTATGAGAAGGAGAACACGCGCAAGGTCAAGAAAAATCCGCATCATCAGCAGAATTGGACCTATGTGGAAGAAGAAGACGTTTGGATTTGCGCCAATGGGAAAAAGCTGGTTCGCACCGGAACTTCGAAACAGACCACGGAATCAGGATACACCTCGGTCACCCGACACTACCAATGCCATGAATGCGAAGGATGTCCGTTCCGTTCGGCCTGCACGACTTCCAAGTATGGACGAACCACGCAATGGAACCCCGTCTATCATGAACAAAAACAGAAAGCCCGCGAACGGTTGGAGAGTGAAGAAGGGCAAGCCCGATACCGCCAACGCCAAACCGACATTGAGAGTGTATTTGGGCAAATCAAACAAAATCGCGGGTTTCGTCGCTTTGTCCTGCGAGGCCTCCAAAAAGTTTCCATCGAATGGGGGCTGGTTTGTGCTGCCCACAATCTTCTCAAAAAAGCCGCTAGGGACAAGCAATTGTCCTTGGTGGCGTAA
- a CDS encoding Fucose 4-O-acetylase and related acetyltransferases, whose product MKERDYYFDNAKCALMLLVVFGHFLRPYIDGVLWVHSLYTWIFFFHMPAFIFISGYFAKKFYEHGYLQKITKKLLIPYVLFQLLYSVYYFFLYDKQSLELDLLTPHWSLWFLLSLFSWNVLLLWFGRLPKRIALPMALLLGLAGGMMEAEKWLSLSRTLTFFPFFLLGFFTPKPAIERLFAAPVRVASLFVLTGMFVLIHFGFPDLPQDWLYGSKSYDTLGVSEPAGAAGRLAIYGASLLMMFGFLSLIPSRRFSFSVLGARTFYIYILHGFILKYLHETPFTDFIMDVHGYPLLLALSVAVMLVLGSRPVVRLVRPLLEWR is encoded by the coding sequence GTGAAGGAGCGGGACTATTATTTTGACAACGCGAAGTGTGCGTTGATGCTCCTTGTCGTGTTTGGCCACTTTCTGCGCCCGTACATTGACGGCGTCTTATGGGTGCACAGCTTGTATACGTGGATTTTCTTTTTCCATATGCCGGCGTTCATTTTCATTTCCGGCTATTTCGCCAAAAAGTTCTATGAACACGGCTACTTGCAAAAAATTACGAAAAAGCTGCTCATTCCGTACGTTCTGTTCCAGCTGCTGTACTCGGTCTACTACTTCTTCCTGTACGACAAACAGTCGTTGGAACTTGACTTGTTGACCCCGCATTGGAGCCTATGGTTTTTGCTCAGCCTGTTCAGCTGGAACGTGCTGCTGTTATGGTTCGGCCGGCTGCCGAAGCGGATCGCGCTGCCGATGGCGCTTCTTCTCGGCTTGGCCGGCGGGATGATGGAAGCGGAAAAATGGCTGAGCTTGTCAAGAACGCTCACGTTTTTCCCGTTCTTTTTGCTCGGGTTTTTCACGCCAAAGCCGGCGATCGAGCGCCTGTTTGCCGCACCGGTGCGCGTCGCTTCGCTGTTTGTGCTGACTGGCATGTTTGTGCTCATTCATTTCGGGTTTCCAGACTTGCCGCAAGACTGGTTGTACGGCTCAAAGTCATACGATACGCTCGGCGTGTCGGAGCCGGCCGGCGCGGCGGGCCGCCTTGCCATTTATGGGGCGAGCCTGCTCATGATGTTTGGCTTTCTGTCGCTCATCCCGAGCCGGCGCTTCTCGTTTTCCGTGCTTGGGGCGCGCACGTTTTACATCTATATCTTGCACGGGTTTATTTTAAAATATTTGCACGAAACGCCGTTTACGGATTTTATTATGGATGTGCACGGCTATCCGCTTCTGCTCGCGCTGTCGGTCGCCGTTATGCTCGTTCTCGGCAGCCGGCCGGTCGTCCGGCTCGTGCGGCCGCTGCTTGAATGGCGGTAG
- the sspH_1 gene encoding Small, acid-soluble spore protein H — translation MELLRAKRIAEAGEIVPVTYEGKRVIIQHVDEGREMARIYFADEPEREQDVPVRLLEEL, via the coding sequence ATGGAGTTGCTGCGGGCGAAACGGATCGCCGAGGCCGGGGAGATCGTCCCGGTGACGTATGAAGGAAAACGGGTGATCATTCAGCACGTCGATGAAGGGCGGGAAATGGCGCGCATTTATTTTGCAGATGAGCCGGAACGCGAGCAAGACGTACCGGTGCGCCTGCTTGAAGAGCTGTAG
- the tatAy_1 gene encoding Sec-independent protein translocase protein TatAy, with protein MNIGFGEIALIVFFALLIFGPKKLPELGQAAGKTLREFKNATKGIIDDDEATKAQK; from the coding sequence ATGAACATCGGGTTTGGAGAAATTGCGCTCATCGTCTTTTTCGCATTGCTCATTTTCGGGCCGAAAAAGCTGCCGGAGTTAGGGCAAGCGGCTGGAAAAACGCTGCGTGAATTCAAAAACGCGACAAAGGGCATCATTGACGACGACGAGGCGACAAAAGCGCAAAAATAA
- a CDS encoding Uncharacterized BCR, YitT family COG1284 codes for MMIKKMAAVIVGSLLLGVGINVFFVPHHLLDGGMIGLGLIAKYVWNVQAGLTMIVLSVPLYVAAWFYYRPFFYNSLHGLLFSSWMIDVLSVLRGVVALDPLWSAMIGGILVGAGIGLMLREETSTGGTDLLAQFIARLTNWNVGVVIFVIDACIISAGSLIIDSVPFVHSLVVVTVVGAVTTMLTHEKTMGV; via the coding sequence ATGATGATCAAAAAAATGGCGGCGGTGATCGTCGGCAGCCTGTTGCTTGGCGTTGGCATCAACGTCTTTTTCGTCCCTCACCATTTGCTTGATGGGGGAATGATCGGGCTCGGATTGATCGCCAAATATGTCTGGAACGTGCAAGCCGGATTGACGATGATCGTCTTGAGCGTTCCGCTTTACGTGGCGGCTTGGTTTTACTACCGCCCGTTTTTTTACAACAGTTTGCACGGTCTTTTGTTTTCCTCTTGGATGATTGACGTATTGTCGGTGTTGCGCGGCGTGGTGGCGCTCGATCCATTGTGGAGTGCCATGATCGGCGGAATCTTGGTTGGTGCAGGCATCGGGTTGATGCTGCGTGAGGAGACAAGCACGGGCGGCACCGACTTGCTCGCCCAGTTTATCGCGCGGCTGACGAACTGGAACGTTGGGGTCGTTATTTTTGTGATTGATGCGTGCATCATTTCAGCTGGAAGCTTGATCATCGACTCCGTGCCGTTTGTCCACTCGCTTGTCGTTGTCACGGTTGTCGGGGCGGTGACAACGATGTTGACGCACGAAAAAACGATGGGGGTGTAA
- a CDS encoding Thermophilic serine proteinase precursor produces MNRRYTIWAALGAAVALVVAAVVSFTRPAPQENVPVPPRLEPFDTNDARTHPTIVALDSLNAGEQLKEQLNAHPRIREIRHNERGDRSHYFYNEIAVRFQTPPDHRHLTRMEAAIRGQLVKRLDHVFVFRSHEQTYEDMRRYFRTLPTVEYCEPNYIYMQNDLSRPVETPNDSFYARYQWNLPAIHTEAGWTLSRGKQTVPVAIIDSGVDLTHPDLIRRLGPGYNVLADDRSPNDENGHGTHVAGIIASQPNNDEGVAGITWFNPIMAVKALNADGYGTSIDVAKGIRWAVDHGAKVINLSLGNYQPSSVLEEAIRYADAHDVVLVAASGNDSTSQPSFPAAYPEVISVGAVDPDLSYALYSNYGEYIDVVAPGTNIASTFAGHQYAALSGTSMAAPHVAALAALIRSVNPRLSNDEVRSIILESADDLGERGKDPYYGYGLINVYRALELAKP; encoded by the coding sequence ATGAATCGCCGATACACGATATGGGCCGCCCTCGGCGCCGCCGTCGCCCTCGTCGTTGCCGCCGTGGTCAGTTTCACCCGGCCGGCGCCGCAAGAAAACGTCCCGGTTCCGCCGCGCCTTGAGCCGTTTGACACAAACGACGCGCGCACCCATCCGACGATCGTCGCCTTAGACAGCCTCAACGCCGGAGAACAGCTTAAAGAGCAGCTGAACGCGCATCCGCGCATTCGGGAAATTCGCCATAACGAACGCGGCGACCGAAGCCACTATTTTTACAATGAAATTGCAGTCCGTTTTCAAACTCCGCCGGATCACCGCCACCTTACACGGATGGAAGCCGCCATCCGCGGCCAGCTTGTCAAGCGGCTGGATCACGTGTTTGTTTTCCGTTCGCACGAACAGACGTACGAGGATATGCGCCGCTATTTCCGCACCCTCCCAACAGTCGAGTATTGCGAGCCGAACTACATTTATATGCAAAACGACCTTTCCCGGCCGGTCGAGACGCCGAACGATTCGTTTTACGCCCGCTACCAATGGAATTTGCCGGCCATTCATACCGAAGCCGGCTGGACGTTGTCGCGCGGCAAACAAACCGTGCCTGTCGCCATCATTGACAGCGGGGTCGATTTGACCCATCCCGATTTAATCCGCCGCCTTGGTCCCGGATACAACGTATTGGCCGACGACCGCTCTCCGAATGACGAAAATGGCCATGGCACCCATGTCGCTGGCATTATCGCCTCACAGCCGAACAACGACGAAGGAGTCGCCGGCATAACATGGTTCAACCCGATCATGGCCGTCAAAGCATTAAATGCGGACGGCTATGGAACGAGCATCGACGTGGCGAAAGGCATCCGCTGGGCGGTCGACCACGGGGCAAAGGTCATCAATTTAAGCCTTGGCAACTACCAACCATCCTCGGTGCTTGAAGAGGCGATCCGCTACGCCGACGCCCATGATGTCGTGCTTGTCGCCGCCTCCGGCAACGACAGCACATCACAGCCGAGCTTTCCGGCCGCGTATCCGGAAGTGATCAGCGTCGGGGCCGTCGACCCGGATCTATCCTACGCTTTGTATTCCAATTATGGCGAGTACATCGATGTGGTGGCGCCCGGGACGAACATTGCCAGCACATTTGCCGGCCATCAGTACGCCGCTCTTTCCGGCACGTCGATGGCCGCTCCCCACGTCGCGGCGCTCGCCGCCTTGATTCGTTCCGTCAACCCGCGGCTTTCGAATGATGAAGTGCGCAGCATTATTTTGGAAAGCGCTGATGACTTAGGCGAGAGAGGAAAAGATCCGTATTATGGCTACGGACTTATCAACGTCTATCGTGCCCTCGAGCTGGCGAAACCGTGA
- a CDS encoding Spore coat protein has protein sequence MQATMTPTGVFNDQMIAADYLIGAKSAIKACAMAIAEATTPEVRNTLKQHVNYPPPTLRLEVGASSDLCVFAER, from the coding sequence ATGCAGGCAACGATGACGCCGACCGGCGTATTCAATGATCAAATGATCGCCGCCGACTATCTCATTGGGGCGAAAAGTGCGATCAAAGCGTGCGCAATGGCCATTGCCGAAGCAACAACCCCGGAAGTGCGCAATACGCTGAAGCAACATGTGAACTACCCACCACCTACGCTTCGCTTGGAGGTGGGGGCTTCAAGCGACTTGTGCGTGTTCGCCGAACGGTAA
- the kinD gene encoding Sporulation kinase D: MASAAQQLVTHLETHLPDFLAYWRQQMKIADDDKYIDHVEQNGLAVFELVKEALLRSLSSETVERLANKIAKERAEMNVGIGVLVYNVNLGRRLAINHALAAPLPVDELSPLIDHLNELFDQFLFHAVTKYNELKEKELHEKNALIARSHQDRLTLLGQMSSSFVHEFRNPLTAIIGFIQLLKFEHPHLPYLDIIDHELQQLKFRISQFLHASRKEIVESEKETFSLCQLLEEIIEFLYATIVDSDVDLSVAIDESIHIFAYKDQLRQVLVNILLNSIEALKEREKPRRINIAARCQDGSTIIEIANNGPSIPADIVETIFEPFFTTKKLGTGIGLYICKKVIEDHGGDIRCSSDEDMTTFSIRLPA, translated from the coding sequence TTGGCATCTGCCGCACAGCAGCTTGTCACCCATTTGGAAACCCATTTGCCGGACTTCCTCGCCTATTGGCGGCAGCAAATGAAAATTGCCGACGATGACAAATACATCGATCATGTCGAACAAAACGGCTTAGCAGTGTTTGAGCTGGTCAAAGAAGCGCTGTTGCGGTCGCTATCTAGCGAGACGGTCGAACGGTTAGCCAACAAAATCGCGAAAGAACGTGCGGAAATGAATGTCGGCATCGGCGTTCTCGTCTACAACGTCAACCTTGGGAGGCGGCTCGCCATCAACCACGCGCTCGCCGCGCCGCTGCCGGTCGACGAGCTGTCCCCGCTCATCGACCATTTGAACGAGCTGTTTGACCAGTTTTTGTTTCATGCGGTCACCAAATACAATGAGTTAAAAGAAAAGGAGCTGCATGAGAAAAATGCGCTCATTGCCAGATCGCATCAAGACCGGCTGACGCTGCTCGGACAAATGTCATCGAGTTTTGTCCATGAGTTTCGCAATCCGCTTACGGCTATTATTGGTTTTATTCAATTATTGAAGTTTGAGCATCCGCATCTTCCTTATTTAGACATTATCGACCATGAGTTGCAGCAGCTGAAATTTCGCATTTCGCAATTTTTGCATGCCTCACGCAAAGAAATTGTTGAAAGCGAAAAGGAAACGTTTTCGCTTTGCCAGCTGTTGGAGGAAATTATCGAGTTTTTATACGCCACGATCGTCGACAGCGATGTCGACCTTTCGGTGGCGATCGATGAATCCATACATATATTTGCCTATAAAGATCAGCTGCGCCAGGTGCTGGTAAATATTTTGCTCAACTCGATCGAAGCGTTGAAAGAGAGGGAAAAACCGCGGCGGATCAACATCGCCGCCCGTTGCCAAGACGGAAGCACCATCATCGAAATCGCCAACAACGGTCCGTCCATTCCGGCCGACATTGTGGAAACGATTTTCGAGCCGTTTTTTACGACGAAAAAACTCGGAACCGGCATCGGGTTGTACATTTGCAAAAAAGTGATTGAAGACCATGGCGGAGATATCCGCTGTTCATCCGATGAAGACATGACGACGTTTTCCATCCGCCTGCCCGCATAA